Proteins from one Desulfocurvus vexinensis DSM 17965 genomic window:
- a CDS encoding sterol desaturase family protein: protein MDAENTLRLAAFAGTGLALAAWEVLAPRLDRPALRLLRWPGNLGLVALSTGLIRLAAPVLPVGLATLAAQHGWGLMNALALPAWLAAPLAVLLLDLAIWGQHVASHRLRWFWRLHRVHHADTVLDLTTAVRFHPLEMLLSLGWKLALVLLLGPPAQAVLAFEILLNALPMFNHANIRLPADGFVRLALVTPDMHRVHHSTNLREANTNYGFCFPWWDRMFGTYRAQPGKGHEGMAIGLAIFRDRAWARLWGLLRMPFA from the coding sequence ATGGACGCTGAGAATACGCTGCGGCTGGCGGCCTTTGCGGGCACGGGGCTCGCCCTGGCCGCCTGGGAAGTGCTGGCCCCCCGCCTGGACCGCCCGGCCCTGCGCCTGCTGCGCTGGCCCGGCAACCTGGGCCTGGTGGCCTTGTCCACGGGGCTCATCCGGCTGGCGGCCCCGGTGCTCCCGGTGGGCCTGGCGACCCTGGCAGCGCAGCACGGCTGGGGCCTCATGAACGCCCTGGCCCTTCCTGCCTGGCTGGCCGCGCCCCTGGCCGTCCTGCTGCTGGATCTGGCCATCTGGGGCCAGCATGTGGCATCGCACCGGCTGCGCTGGTTCTGGCGGCTGCACCGGGTGCACCACGCGGACACCGTGCTCGACCTCACCACCGCAGTGCGGTTCCATCCGCTGGAAATGCTGCTCTCCCTGGGCTGGAAGCTGGCCCTGGTGCTTCTTCTCGGCCCCCCGGCCCAGGCGGTGCTGGCCTTCGAGATCCTGCTCAACGCCTTGCCCATGTTCAATCACGCCAATATCCGGCTCCCGGCGGACGGCTTCGTGCGCCTTGCGCTGGTCACTCCGGACATGCACCGCGTGCATCACAGCACGAACCTGCGCGAGGCCAACACCAACTACGGCTTCTGCTTCCCCTGGTGGGACCGGATGTTCGGCACCTACCGCGCCCAACCGGGCAAGGGGCACGAAGGCATGGCCATCGGGCTGGCCATCTTCCGCGACCGCGCCTGGGCCAGACTCTGGGGGCTGTTGCGGATGCCCTTCGCCTGA
- a CDS encoding (deoxy)nucleoside triphosphate pyrophosphohydrolase, with the protein MQTSGNTPPGAEIDVVAAVIWRGSRFLAVRRPPGRPQAGFWEFPGGKVEPGETLEQALARELDEELGIAPTTWAFWREKRHAYPHLRVRLHFFHVYQYAGLAAPREGHELRWLAPQAADVPFLEADTEIVALLAQGPAR; encoded by the coding sequence GTGCAGACGTCCGGAAACACGCCGCCCGGAGCGGAGATCGACGTGGTGGCCGCCGTGATCTGGCGGGGCAGCCGGTTCCTGGCCGTGCGCCGCCCGCCGGGCAGGCCCCAGGCCGGGTTCTGGGAGTTCCCCGGCGGCAAGGTCGAGCCCGGGGAGACCCTGGAGCAGGCCCTGGCCCGCGAGCTGGACGAGGAGTTGGGCATCGCCCCCACCACCTGGGCCTTCTGGCGCGAGAAGCGCCACGCCTACCCGCATCTGCGGGTGCGGCTGCATTTCTTTCACGTCTACCAGTACGCCGGCCTGGCAGCCCCGCGCGAGGGGCACGAGCTGCGCTGGCTGGCCCCACAGGCGGCGGACGTGCCGTTCCTGGAGGCCGACACCGAGATCGTCGCCCTGCTGGCCCAGGGCCCGGCCCGCTGA
- a CDS encoding substrate-binding periplasmic protein, with protein sequence MRRVVLLLLALASTLAAALPPAPASAQGPTDAPGVTLVLCCPEAGWPPYNVPCASGPGCGIMPDIFLEAARALGAEVVIRNFPEKRSLLLLEEGRVDVYSKAKQWVTDPERFAWSTPVLPSRDVLAVPADCPRAIDGPADLAGLRLGTVLGYSYPALEEALASGAVTRDDAPDTASQLRKLLHGRTDAAVVNELVARWVLRDQGENGADALRFSRGAVGLAWLRFAFTRARDWEPFIARLDAEIERMRADGRLQAILDAYR encoded by the coding sequence ATGCGCCGCGTTGTCCTGCTCCTGCTCGCCCTGGCCTCGACCCTGGCCGCGGCCCTGCCGCCCGCCCCGGCGTCCGCCCAGGGGCCGACGGACGCGCCGGGCGTCACCCTCGTGCTCTGCTGCCCGGAGGCGGGCTGGCCGCCCTATAACGTTCCCTGCGCCAGCGGCCCCGGCTGCGGCATCATGCCCGACATCTTCCTGGAGGCCGCGCGGGCCCTGGGCGCGGAGGTGGTCATCCGCAACTTCCCGGAAAAGCGCAGCCTGCTGCTGCTGGAGGAGGGCCGGGTGGACGTGTACAGCAAGGCCAAGCAGTGGGTGACCGACCCGGAGCGCTTCGCCTGGTCCACGCCGGTGCTGCCCTCGCGCGACGTGCTGGCGGTCCCGGCGGACTGCCCCCGGGCCATCGACGGCCCCGCGGACCTCGCGGGGCTGCGCCTGGGCACGGTGCTCGGCTACAGCTACCCCGCGCTGGAAGAGGCCCTGGCCAGCGGCGCCGTGACGCGCGACGACGCCCCCGACACCGCCTCCCAGCTGCGCAAGCTGCTGCACGGCAGGACCGACGCCGCAGTGGTCAACGAGCTGGTGGCGCGCTGGGTGCTGCGCGACCAGGGCGAGAACGGAGCCGACGCCCTGCGCTTCTCGCGCGGCGCCGTGGGCCTGGCCTGGCTGCGCTTCGCCTTCACTCGCGCCCGCGACTGGGAGCCCTTCATCGCCCGCCTGGACGCCGAGATCGAGCGCATGCGCGCCGACGGACGGCTCCAGGCCATCCTGGACGCCTACCGCTAG
- the abc-f gene encoding ribosomal protection-like ABC-F family protein: MSRISIQSLSKSFGGRDLFQAFSLEVTPGMRLAVVGPNGCGKSTFLRILAGVEDPDSGTVSMPKDAQLGYSKQELAERDLGESVTSWVMEGLPSWGDFWERWEAATRAGDKPALGALAQEQAHLEHVCGYNPEHKARAVLSGLGFTAAQLGSPLRELSGGWRERAKLARILVEGAGVLLLDEPTNHLDLEAVEWLEDYLKAFEGALVFVAHDRMLLDRVSTHVLFLGGVKPVVRKGTFTQFWAWMDETEEQRRRAEQRVQDDIAKKMDFVRRFQVKATKARQANSMKKQVAKLEKELEGVRAEPKAKELKFAWPAPERGNKTVLSAIGVQVAYSGGTSLWRPLDFHIYAGQKIALAGPNGCGKTTLLRAITGQLAPSAGAIEVGSKMRVGYFSQHQAETLNLDRTVLGEIRRLSDPRTTEEELRSVLGLFMLPESFWDREVRELSGGEKNRLILATLFLKRANFLVLDEPTNHLDLESRDALIKALCDYEGTILMVAHDRHLMSAVAREVWWLKPEGIETFPDGFEGYDRARRAALEPACAPQAEAVRRGNRADAKEAKRRQAEARNALYKKLRPLQERYAAKEAELETLLAEQGEVEQTLADPEVYADAGRSAGLMKRFAELQGLTEKLVEAMDALEGQIAALETEREALGEGC; this comes from the coding sequence ATGTCCAGAATCAGCATCCAGTCCCTGTCCAAGTCCTTTGGCGGGCGCGACCTGTTCCAGGCCTTTTCCCTGGAGGTCACGCCCGGCATGCGGCTGGCCGTGGTCGGCCCCAACGGCTGCGGCAAGTCCACCTTCCTGCGCATCCTGGCCGGCGTCGAGGACCCCGACTCCGGAACGGTGTCCATGCCCAAGGACGCGCAGCTCGGCTACTCCAAGCAGGAGCTGGCCGAGCGCGACCTGGGCGAGTCCGTGACCAGCTGGGTCATGGAGGGGCTGCCCTCGTGGGGCGACTTCTGGGAGCGCTGGGAGGCCGCCACCCGCGCCGGGGACAAGCCCGCCCTGGGCGCCCTGGCCCAGGAGCAGGCCCACCTGGAGCACGTGTGCGGCTACAACCCCGAGCACAAGGCCCGGGCCGTGCTCTCGGGCCTGGGCTTCACCGCCGCGCAGCTGGGCAGCCCGCTGCGCGAGCTGTCCGGCGGCTGGCGCGAGCGGGCCAAGCTGGCGCGCATCCTGGTGGAGGGCGCGGGCGTGCTGCTGCTCGACGAACCCACCAACCACCTGGACCTGGAGGCCGTGGAGTGGCTCGAGGACTACCTCAAGGCCTTCGAGGGCGCCCTGGTCTTCGTGGCCCACGACCGCATGCTCCTGGACCGCGTGTCCACCCACGTGCTGTTCCTGGGCGGGGTCAAGCCCGTGGTGCGCAAGGGCACCTTCACCCAGTTCTGGGCCTGGATGGACGAGACCGAGGAGCAGCGCCGCCGCGCCGAGCAGCGCGTGCAGGACGACATCGCCAAGAAGATGGACTTCGTGCGCCGCTTCCAGGTCAAGGCCACCAAGGCCCGCCAGGCCAACAGCATGAAGAAGCAGGTGGCCAAGCTGGAAAAAGAGCTCGAAGGCGTGCGCGCCGAGCCCAAGGCCAAGGAACTGAAGTTCGCCTGGCCCGCGCCCGAGCGCGGCAACAAGACCGTGCTCTCGGCCATCGGCGTGCAGGTGGCCTATTCCGGCGGCACGAGCCTGTGGCGGCCCCTGGATTTCCACATCTACGCGGGCCAGAAGATCGCCCTGGCCGGGCCCAACGGCTGCGGCAAGACCACGCTCCTGCGGGCCATCACCGGCCAGCTGGCGCCCAGCGCCGGGGCCATCGAGGTCGGCTCCAAGATGCGCGTGGGCTATTTTTCTCAGCACCAGGCCGAGACCCTGAACCTCGACCGCACCGTGCTCGGCGAGATCCGCCGCCTGTCCGACCCGCGCACCACCGAGGAGGAGCTGCGCAGCGTGCTCGGCCTGTTCATGCTGCCCGAATCGTTCTGGGACCGTGAGGTCCGCGAGCTGTCCGGCGGCGAGAAGAACCGGCTGATCCTGGCCACGCTGTTCCTCAAGCGGGCCAACTTCCTGGTGCTGGACGAACCCACCAACCACCTGGACCTGGAAAGCCGCGACGCGCTCATCAAGGCCCTGTGCGACTACGAGGGCACCATCCTCATGGTCGCCCACGACCGGCACCTGATGAGCGCCGTGGCCCGCGAGGTCTGGTGGCTGAAGCCTGAGGGCATCGAGACCTTCCCCGACGGCTTCGAGGGCTATGACCGCGCCCGGCGCGCGGCCCTGGAGCCCGCCTGCGCGCCCCAGGCCGAGGCCGTGCGCCGGGGCAACCGCGCCGACGCCAAAGAGGCCAAGCGCCGCCAGGCCGAGGCCCGCAACGCGCTGTACAAGAAGCTGCGCCCGCTCCAGGAGCGCTACGCCGCCAAGGAGGCCGAGCTGGAAACGCTGCTGGCCGAGCAGGGCGAGGTGGAGCAGACCCTGGCCGACCCCGAGGTCTACGCCGACGCGGGGCGCTCCGCAGGGCTCATGAAGCGTTTCGCGGAGTTGCAGGGGCTGACGGAAAAGCTCGTGGAGGCCATGGACGCGCTGGAAGGGCAGATCGCGGCCCTGGAGACCGAGCGCGAAGCCCTGGGCGAGGGCTGCTAG
- a CDS encoding aminotransferase class IV yields MISVLDSEEYLKRMLAVKRPGTGEVLAFYEHRIGAVCKDPRLMLIPLDDHIVHRGDGIFETMKYLGRKVYQLDAHLARMKRGAEAIGLTPPCTWERLREIVLEVCAAGGEDDGLVRILLGRGPGGFGIDPRECPLPSLYVVAYRFTPKPSQWFEKGVTAFRASIPAKQDWIAQIKSVNYLPNVLMKSEATAKGYDYPICFDEHGFVAEGATENMAIVDAAGTLVIPEFTNALPGTTLIRAVELLAGQVKAFFRKVTEEDLYQAREVLVFGTTGDCLAIVRYNGKPIHDVRPGPVCRLARELIVKDIAASGVPF; encoded by the coding sequence ATGATAAGTGTTTTGGATTCCGAGGAGTACCTCAAGCGCATGCTGGCCGTGAAGCGGCCCGGCACCGGCGAGGTGTTGGCCTTCTACGAGCACCGCATCGGCGCCGTGTGCAAGGACCCGCGCCTGATGCTCATCCCCCTGGACGACCATATCGTCCACCGCGGGGACGGCATCTTCGAGACCATGAAATACCTCGGGCGCAAGGTCTACCAGCTCGACGCGCACCTGGCGCGCATGAAGCGCGGGGCCGAGGCCATCGGCCTGACCCCGCCCTGCACCTGGGAGCGCCTGCGCGAGATCGTGCTTGAGGTCTGTGCGGCGGGCGGCGAGGACGACGGGCTGGTGCGCATCCTGCTCGGGCGCGGCCCGGGCGGCTTCGGCATCGACCCGCGCGAATGCCCGCTGCCCAGCCTCTATGTGGTGGCCTACCGCTTCACGCCCAAGCCCTCGCAATGGTTCGAGAAAGGCGTGACGGCCTTTCGCGCCTCCATCCCGGCCAAGCAGGACTGGATCGCCCAGATCAAGTCCGTGAACTACCTGCCCAACGTGCTGATGAAGAGCGAGGCCACGGCCAAGGGCTACGACTACCCCATCTGCTTCGACGAGCACGGCTTCGTGGCCGAGGGCGCCACGGAAAACATGGCCATCGTGGACGCGGCGGGCACCCTGGTCATCCCCGAGTTCACCAACGCCCTGCCGGGCACGACCCTCATCCGCGCCGTGGAGCTGCTGGCCGGGCAGGTCAAGGCCTTCTTCCGCAAGGTCACGGAGGAGGACCTCTACCAGGCCCGCGAGGTGCTGGTTTTCGGCACCACCGGGGACTGCCTGGCCATCGTGCGCTACAACGGCAAGCCCATCCACGACGTGCGCCCCGGCCCCGTGTGCCGTCTGGCGCGCGAGCTGATCGTCAAGGACATCGCCGCAAGCGGCGTGCCCTTCTAG
- a CDS encoding glycosyltransferase family 4 protein: protein MKILHLDLGREMRGGQRQVLYLMRRLHAAPGFSTLLAAPRGCPLGAAAREAGLTVCDLPGRLGWDPRSLWALRALVLRQGVDVLHTHCAASALLGALLKGLTGARLVHSRRVSYPLRPGPGRAKYLAGDAVACVSREIAQVMARGGVPGARLSVIHSGIDPALYARAAATPLPERPVLGVVGALTPQKGVGVFLEALAALARRAPGLGWRALVVGDGPLGPGLRARAEALGLGGRVEFTGWRESAAVLGELSVLAVPSVDGEGSSATIKEGWAARRPVVCSDLPSNLELVEPGVSGLACPRGDAPALAAALERLCAPGADGAALAAGLVRGGARRLEAFTEAAMAQAYMDLYARLAG from the coding sequence GTGAAGATCCTGCACCTCGACCTGGGCCGCGAGATGCGCGGCGGGCAGCGCCAGGTTCTGTACCTCATGCGCCGCTTGCACGCGGCCCCCGGGTTCTCCACCCTGCTGGCCGCGCCCCGGGGCTGCCCCCTGGGCGCGGCGGCCCGCGAGGCGGGGCTCACCGTGTGCGACCTGCCCGGGCGCCTGGGCTGGGACCCGCGCTCCCTGTGGGCCCTGCGCGCCCTGGTCCTGCGCCAGGGGGTGGACGTGCTCCACACCCACTGCGCGGCCAGCGCGCTGCTCGGCGCCCTGCTCAAGGGGCTGACCGGCGCGCGGCTGGTGCATTCGCGCCGCGTGTCCTACCCCCTGCGCCCCGGCCCGGGCCGTGCCAAGTATCTGGCCGGGGACGCCGTGGCCTGCGTGAGCCGCGAGATCGCCCAGGTCATGGCCCGGGGCGGCGTGCCGGGGGCGCGCCTGAGCGTGATCCACAGCGGCATCGACCCGGCGCTGTACGCCCGGGCGGCGGCCACGCCGCTGCCGGAGCGCCCGGTGCTGGGCGTCGTCGGCGCCCTGACGCCGCAAAAGGGCGTGGGCGTGTTCCTGGAGGCCCTGGCCGCGCTGGCGCGGCGCGCCCCGGGGCTGGGCTGGCGGGCCCTGGTGGTGGGCGACGGGCCGCTGGGGCCCGGGCTGCGCGCCCGGGCCGAGGCCCTGGGCCTGGGGGGCCGGGTGGAGTTCACGGGCTGGCGCGAGAGCGCGGCCGTGCTGGGCGAGCTGTCCGTGCTGGCCGTGCCCAGCGTGGACGGCGAGGGCTCGAGCGCGACCATCAAGGAGGGCTGGGCCGCCCGGCGCCCGGTGGTCTGCTCGGACCTGCCCTCCAACCTGGAGCTGGTGGAGCCCGGGGTGAGCGGACTGGCCTGCCCCCGGGGCGACGCCCCGGCCCTGGCCGCGGCCCTGGAGCGGCTGTGCGCCCCCGGGGCGGACGGCGCGGCCCTGGCGGCAGGGCTGGTGCGCGGCGGGGCCCGGCGCCTGGAGGCCTTCACCGAGGCCGCCATGGCCCAGGCCTACATGGACCTCTACGCCCGCCTCGCGGGCTGA
- a CDS encoding methylenetetrahydrofolate reductase, whose product MRIIDMIRTGGKFVSLEFFPPKDPQEWPGFFQTVERLAAVDPLFVSVTYGAGGGTQGNTLEIVRRLRRDMGLTPMAHLTCVGASAERVDGFLSALEEADVHNVLALRGDPPKGDAQFVPDSDQFRHASDLVTHIRRHYPDMGVGVAGYPEGHPECSTFREDFEFLKFKLDRGGDFAITQLFFDARLYWNFTERLGEMGVKKPIIPGVLPVMSVKSAKRVLGFCGASIPGRLLLDLEEADARGGAEAACRVGLEWAKRQCRELLEGGAPGVHLYTLNRPEACLEIVGGLDL is encoded by the coding sequence GTGCGCATCATCGATATGATCCGGACCGGGGGCAAGTTCGTGTCCCTGGAATTTTTCCCGCCCAAGGACCCGCAGGAGTGGCCGGGGTTCTTCCAGACCGTGGAGCGCCTGGCGGCGGTGGACCCGCTGTTCGTCTCCGTGACCTACGGCGCCGGGGGCGGCACCCAGGGCAACACCCTGGAGATCGTGCGCCGCCTGCGCCGTGACATGGGCCTGACGCCCATGGCTCACCTGACCTGCGTGGGCGCCAGCGCCGAGCGGGTGGACGGCTTTTTGTCCGCCCTGGAAGAGGCCGACGTGCACAACGTGCTGGCCCTGCGCGGCGACCCGCCCAAGGGCGACGCCCAGTTCGTGCCCGATTCCGATCAGTTCCGCCACGCCTCGGACCTGGTGACGCACATCCGCCGCCATTACCCCGACATGGGCGTGGGCGTGGCCGGATACCCCGAGGGGCACCCCGAGTGCTCCACCTTCCGCGAGGATTTCGAGTTCCTGAAATTCAAGCTGGACCGGGGCGGCGATTTCGCCATCACCCAGCTGTTTTTCGACGCGCGGCTGTACTGGAACTTCACCGAGCGCCTGGGCGAGATGGGCGTGAAAAAGCCCATCATCCCCGGGGTCTTGCCGGTGATGAGCGTCAAGTCGGCCAAGCGCGTGCTGGGCTTTTGCGGCGCGAGCATCCCGGGGCGGCTGCTGCTCGACCTGGAGGAGGCCGACGCCCGGGGCGGCGCCGAGGCGGCCTGCCGCGTGGGCCTGGAATGGGCCAAGCGCCAGTGCCGCGAGCTGCTGGAAGGCGGCGCGCCCGGTGTCCACCTGTATACGCTCAACCGGCCCGAAGCCTGCCTGGAAATCGTCGGGGGCCTGGACCTGTAA
- a CDS encoding response regulator produces MRFLVVEDDFTSRKLMQRMLAPYGEVDVAVNGQEAVEAFEAALRDAKPYELICMDIMMPEMDGQEALKRIRQIERLSERSGPDEAKVIMTTALDDPKNVVEAYYKGGATSYVPKPIDRQLFLQLLRNIGIIK; encoded by the coding sequence ATGCGTTTCCTGGTTGTGGAGGACGACTTCACCAGCCGCAAGCTCATGCAGCGGATGCTTGCTCCCTACGGCGAGGTGGACGTGGCGGTGAACGGCCAGGAGGCCGTGGAAGCCTTCGAGGCCGCCCTGCGCGACGCCAAGCCCTATGAACTGATCTGCATGGACATCATGATGCCCGAGATGGACGGCCAGGAGGCCCTGAAGCGCATCCGCCAGATCGAACGCCTGAGCGAGCGCTCCGGGCCCGACGAGGCCAAGGTCATCATGACCACGGCCCTGGACGACCCCAAGAACGTGGTCGAGGCCTACTACAAGGGCGGGGCGACCTCCTACGTGCCCAAGCCCATCGACCGCCAGCTCTTTTTGCAGCTCCTGCGCAACATCGGCATCATCAAGTAG
- a CDS encoding aspartate-semialdehyde dehydrogenase yields MKKDGYVVAVCGATGAVGRVMLEVLAERDFPAAEVIPFASSRSAGSTVEYKGRELTVRELKEDSFAGIDLALFSAGGSTSEKFAPLAAKAGCVVVDNSSAWRMDPGCPLVVPEVNPHDLAWHKGIIANPNCSTIQMVVALKPIHDAAGIRRIVVSTYQAVSGTGQKAIEELANQVQLMFNGRVEEIEPKVYPHRIAFNCLPQIDVFLDNDYTKEEMKMVNETKKIMGDESIRVTATAVRVPVFFGHSEAVNIETAKKLTARDCRALLSQAPGVRVLDNPSERIYPMPIEAQGQDATFVGRIREDETIDNGLNLWVVSDNIRKGAALNAVQIAEKLIEMNLLRVA; encoded by the coding sequence ATGAAGAAGGACGGATACGTCGTCGCCGTGTGCGGCGCCACAGGGGCCGTGGGCCGCGTGATGCTCGAAGTGCTCGCCGAGCGCGATTTCCCCGCCGCCGAGGTGATTCCCTTCGCCTCCAGCCGCAGCGCGGGCAGCACCGTGGAATACAAGGGCCGCGAACTGACCGTGCGCGAGCTGAAGGAAGACTCCTTCGCGGGCATCGACCTGGCCCTGTTCTCCGCCGGGGGCAGCACCTCCGAGAAGTTCGCCCCCCTGGCCGCCAAGGCCGGGTGCGTGGTGGTGGACAACTCCAGCGCCTGGCGCATGGACCCGGGCTGCCCGCTGGTCGTGCCCGAGGTCAACCCCCACGACCTGGCCTGGCACAAGGGCATCATCGCCAACCCCAACTGCTCGACCATCCAGATGGTGGTGGCCCTCAAGCCCATCCACGACGCCGCGGGCATCCGGCGCATCGTGGTCTCCACCTATCAGGCCGTGTCCGGCACCGGGCAGAAGGCCATCGAGGAGCTGGCCAACCAGGTGCAGCTCATGTTCAACGGCCGCGTGGAGGAAATCGAGCCCAAGGTCTACCCGCACCGCATCGCCTTCAACTGCCTGCCGCAGATCGACGTCTTCCTGGACAACGACTACACCAAGGAAGAGATGAAGATGGTCAACGAGACCAAGAAGATCATGGGCGACGAGTCCATCCGCGTCACGGCCACGGCGGTGCGCGTGCCGGTCTTCTTCGGCCACAGCGAGGCGGTGAACATCGAGACGGCCAAGAAGCTCACGGCCCGGGACTGCCGGGCGCTGCTCTCCCAGGCCCCGGGCGTGCGCGTGCTGGACAACCCCAGCGAGCGCATCTACCCCATGCCCATCGAGGCCCAGGGTCAGGACGCGACCTTCGTGGGCCGCATCCGCGAGGACGAGACCATCGACAACGGCCTGAACCTGTGGGTCGTCTCGGACAACATCCGCAAGGGCGCGGCCCTCAACGCCGTGCAGATCGCCGAGAAGCTCATCGAGATGAACCTGCTGCGCGTGGCCTGA
- a CDS encoding DUF4198 domain-containing protein, with product MTSFLPRLAATAALVVALAAPAWAHFGMIIPKAPVADMDQKTIALEFSFSHPFGGVGMNLVRPKAAGVAFEGQITDLLGALAPAKVMDHDAFTLDYAFKRPGVYTFFMEPQPYWEPAEDVSIIHYTKVSVAAFGGDEGWDEPVGLKTEIVPMLRPFGNWAGNTFVGQVLLDGKPVPGAEVEVELYNQGRFALPNEYHETQVVKADAQGVFAFTCPQPGWWGFAALSEADYTLPAASGPDKGKDKGVELGAVFWTYMAPWQ from the coding sequence ATGACCAGCTTCCTGCCCCGCCTGGCCGCCACGGCGGCCCTGGTGGTCGCCCTGGCCGCACCGGCCTGGGCCCATTTCGGCATGATCATCCCCAAGGCCCCCGTGGCCGACATGGACCAGAAAACCATCGCCCTGGAGTTCTCCTTCTCGCACCCCTTCGGCGGCGTGGGCATGAACCTGGTGCGGCCCAAGGCCGCCGGGGTGGCCTTCGAGGGCCAGATCACCGACCTGCTGGGCGCCCTGGCCCCGGCCAAGGTCATGGACCACGACGCCTTCACCCTGGACTACGCCTTCAAGCGCCCGGGCGTGTACACCTTCTTCATGGAGCCCCAGCCCTACTGGGAGCCCGCCGAAGACGTGTCCATCATCCACTACACCAAGGTCAGCGTGGCGGCTTTCGGCGGCGACGAGGGCTGGGACGAGCCCGTGGGCCTGAAGACCGAGATCGTGCCCATGCTGCGCCCCTTCGGCAACTGGGCGGGCAACACCTTCGTCGGGCAGGTGCTGCTGGACGGCAAGCCCGTGCCCGGCGCCGAGGTGGAAGTGGAGCTGTACAACCAGGGCCGCTTCGCCCTGCCCAACGAATACCACGAGACCCAGGTGGTCAAGGCCGACGCCCAGGGCGTGTTCGCCTTCACCTGCCCGCAGCCCGGGTGGTGGGGCTTCGCGGCCCTGTCCGAGGCCGACTACACCCTGCCCGCCGCCAGCGGCCCGGACAAGGGCAAGGACAAAGGCGTGGAGCTGGGCGCCGTGTTCTGGACCTACATGGCCCCCTGGCAGTAG
- a CDS encoding Tim44 domain-containing protein: MHFNPLDLLLIGILIYVAVSWFRRRSGGGRQDGPRTPHDGSAPHDDQRRQASDAYTRAQQAWDMLRSEDPDRPGASGPVPDVAYVPGQGAPSGEVPSATLGAEDLPPALPAPGPVPADFDTDDFMRGAKAFCSRIRSAWNARDLNDLRAFCTEPCMEDFRRRAQLEPRPPRHEIQRLDAGLAGVADLPDGRREATVYYVITEKDLSSNRVGKVRELWRFARTPGGSWLLDEVRPVSAEEGTRQ, from the coding sequence ATGCATTTCAATCCCCTGGACCTGCTGCTCATCGGCATCCTGATCTACGTGGCCGTCAGCTGGTTCCGCCGCCGCTCGGGCGGCGGACGGCAGGACGGCCCGCGCACCCCGCACGACGGCTCCGCGCCCCACGACGACCAGCGGCGCCAGGCCAGCGACGCCTACACCCGCGCCCAGCAGGCCTGGGACATGCTGCGCTCCGAGGACCCCGACCGGCCCGGCGCGTCCGGCCCGGTGCCCGACGTGGCCTATGTGCCCGGGCAGGGGGCGCCCTCCGGCGAGGTGCCCTCGGCCACCCTGGGCGCCGAAGACCTGCCCCCGGCCCTGCCCGCCCCCGGGCCCGTGCCCGCCGACTTCGACACCGACGATTTCATGCGCGGAGCCAAGGCCTTCTGCTCGCGCATCCGCAGCGCCTGGAACGCCCGCGACCTGAACGACCTGCGCGCCTTCTGCACCGAGCCGTGCATGGAGGACTTCCGCCGCAGGGCCCAGCTGGAGCCCCGCCCCCCGCGCCACGAAATCCAGCGCCTGGACGCCGGGCTGGCCGGGGTCGCCGATCTGCCCGACGGCCGCCGCGAGGCCACGGTCTACTATGTGATTACCGAGAAGGACCTCTCCTCCAACCGCGTGGGCAAGGTCCGCGAGCTGTGGCGCTTCGCGCGCACCCCGGGCGGCAGCTGGCTGCTGGACGAGGTGCGCCCCGTGAGCGCCGAGGAAGGCACGCGGCAATAG
- a CDS encoding TIGR04282 family arsenosugar biosynthesis glycosyltransferase: protein MRRVVLLLKYPEPGRVKTRLARAVGPERAARLARRFAEDTLAAVDSLGLAADISFFPPEREADMKAWLGPDRAYHAQSGADLGERMEAAFARAFAHGAERVSLTGADAPDRPAAMLAEALDRLDDHDVVIGPATDGGYTLIAMRRDRFASETFRSMDWGTPKVLAQTMDALRRAGRSVWVLPPWPDIDDEAALRDYLGRCPDAARLLEAAHGR from the coding sequence ATGAGACGCGTGGTGCTGCTGCTCAAATACCCGGAGCCGGGCCGGGTGAAGACGCGCCTGGCCAGGGCCGTGGGGCCGGAGCGCGCCGCCCGCCTCGCCCGGCGCTTCGCCGAGGACACCCTCGCCGCTGTCGATTCGCTGGGCTTGGCAGCGGACATCTCCTTTTTCCCGCCCGAGCGCGAAGCGGACATGAAGGCCTGGCTGGGGCCGGACCGGGCCTACCACGCCCAGTCCGGTGCAGACCTTGGAGAGCGCATGGAAGCCGCCTTTGCCCGCGCCTTCGCCCACGGGGCGGAGCGCGTGTCCCTCACGGGCGCGGACGCGCCCGACCGGCCTGCCGCCATGCTCGCCGAAGCCCTGGACCGGCTGGACGACCACGACGTGGTCATCGGCCCCGCCACGGACGGCGGCTACACCCTCATCGCCATGCGCCGGGATCGCTTCGCGTCGGAAACCTTCCGGAGCATGGATTGGGGAACTCCCAAGGTGCTGGCCCAGACCATGGACGCCCTGCGCCGCGCCGGCAGGAGCGTATGGGTGCTGCCGCCCTGGCCGGACATCGACGACGAAGCCGCACTGCGCGACTACCTGGGGCGATGCCCGGACGCCGCGCGGCTGCTGGAGGCTGCGCATGGACGCTGA